The Gossypium raimondii isolate GPD5lz chromosome 2, ASM2569854v1, whole genome shotgun sequence genome segment tatatatgattacaAAAGAAGGTATAGAAGCAAAACggaaaattgagttttaaatactttctttcttctttttaattatatttaaaatgagcttcatttttaaattaagttttaaatatgatCTTCTTgccattaacaataataataaatttttcaataatacaCAACTTTATatgagtaatttttatttttaatttctaatatcaagcttttatgaaattacatgatagttttaaattttaaaaataaaaataaaaattttaaaatgatttaaaaagcatattttaatataaagtatttaaggttttaaattttataaaagtttacataaatattaaaaagagagtaaaatatgttaaattaattaaacatatataccaataaatatattttattgtactttaattaaataaaattttatttaaaacttaaaatttgaagttttctagaaattttattcatataaaaatttcaccattattaaatatattttaatttataaacacaaaatcaatcctttcaaataaaagtaaactgcttttaataatatttgttttagtaGTTTTAATGTAGCAATGGTTTTTTGTTtactttccttttccttctctAAACACGAAGCTAGTGTTGATAACAAATTTGCAACTCAAACTATAAGTATATGAGTGAATTGGGTAGGGTAGGGTTTTGTTCAGTTAAAGCTCAACTCATTCAAAAAGTAGCATTATGGGTATAAAAATACTAGAAGGTTGAAGCAAATATGGCACAATCCAGTTTCCATGAATAAAAGCAAAAGCTTTCACAAACTTTTTAAACTCAACAAATCTTCTTCAAACCCTACAATATGTAACCTTTTTTTCATTGTCTCACACTTTCAATTCCCGTCTCTCAGCAAAAAGTTTCCCTGTGACGGCCTCGTTGGGAAGCAAAGCAAGCCAGACGCCGGTATCCGCGGCATGCTCTGCCGAGACATTGCCGGACCAACTTGTCATAGCAGTTCTGACCCATCCCGGACaataacaatttatatatatcttttcaCCTTCTGGTCGTTCAGAGAGTTGTTTAGCCATTAGCATACTGTAAAGATTAACAGCAAGCTTAGATACAGCGTAGTCGGTAAATTTCTGAGGCCATCCACCTGATTGCCATGTATCAGCTTCAACTTGTTGTAGAAATGTCGACACCATGTTGTCAATTAGATCCTCAGATAGAGTTTCTAAATTGCTTAGCTTTTCCCTCAAAGCTTCATCTTCAATCCTCTATCACACACACCAAaaatatgcgtatatatataaatatttagtttgCATGCCAAATAATGCTAATAGAAATGGACATGTACAAGTTGTGAGAACCTAACAGCTGATTTGCAATAGGTGATCTTCAGTCATGTATTGATAAAAGAATATGaacattcattttcatattttacattAAACACCTTTTAGGAGTCGAAACTttattggtgtgacattttgttaAATTCTAATCTAATCTGTTTTAAATATGAGTAAGATTTCAAGTTTGGATGAATAATCCGATCCTTAAATAattctatttatagattttaaagacgtattatcttttatataagaaaaattgaCAATGCACAAGAAATAAAACATCTTATTAACTgaaatatgtaatatataatcaaataatattgataataataaaactatttacttaaaaaaaaaccaaaacaaagagAGATGATTTACTTACACTGCGGCGGCCGTTTAGTTTACCTAGGCGTGAGCTAACATTAACAATACGAGCCCCAGCAGCGGAAGGTCTCATCAATGGAATCATTGCTTTAATCATATTTTTGGTGCCAAAATAATTGGTCTCAATCATCTGCTTCGCGTACTCCATTGAATTTCCAGACACAAGATTGTAGTTAACACCTGCGTTATTTACCTGCCATAATACAAATACATACTTATAAACCAACATTAAAAGAAACCAATCCaaagttatatatgtatataccagAATATCAACGccatcatatttttcttttatccaTTTAGTAAATTCAGAGATGGATTCCTCGTGCAAGATGTCGAGCTGATGGACATCCACATTGAAACCTCCTTCTTGTAACACCTTGGCTGCTTCAATGCCCACACTTGTGTCCCTTGATGTTAGTATTACAGTCAATCCATGCCCCGCTAGTTGTTTTGCAATCTCAAATCCAATCCCTCTATTTGCACCCGTTACTACAGCAATTGTTTCTTCTGACCACCACctgtacatacatacataaactTACAAAGGAAACTAAATATGTTGCAAATAACCAAAGTACGTACGTACCTTTGATGATCAGAATAAGGAATGGTCCTAAGAAGGGAAATCTCTTGGAGtctcttttcccttttctcactggccttttcctttttccctgTCATCTCCTTTGCCTCGTTGATTAACTTCAGGTATTATTCAGGaagacattaattaaataaaagaaaaagaaacaagtaAATATCTATACCTATGTATGTAATAATAGATTAGAGGCACAACAACATGAAGGTTTTCCAACAGCAGATTTGAAATCCGGTATATCTCATCTTAACTTTGTTGGAGAAGTTTAAGGTCAATTCTTGGGAGCTGCTTATTTTTAGGTCCAATCTTCCATCTTTTATGCCTTTAGAAACGCAAGATGCCGTTGCTCATTACTTGATTTCTTTTGCACCACTAATGCGTTCCTGCTTCAATATCAACCaaccaattttttattcaaaaactacAAATACTGAATTGATggttggttttcttttcttcataaGTTAAAGGTGTTACAATAGAATTAATTCTTGCGCATGAGAGGGGGGTTGGGAGTTATATAGACGTCAAAAAGGTGTCTACTTAGGAAAAATCTTGTtggataaaaatttataataaaggGAAAAGAATACAACGTGTTTTAGACTCCTACTAATGGTAACATCACAGTACATTTTAAGGTCGACGCATTTTAATCTTGTATACTAATCTTTCAAACGTTGTGGTCGGCAATGCCTTGGTAAAAAGATCAGCCAAATTATCACTAGAACGAATTTGTTGAACTTCTGTATCACCTTTTTTCTTAAGATCATGAGTGaagaataatttttataaaatatatttcattttatca includes the following:
- the LOC105789862 gene encoding uncharacterized protein LOC105789862, encoding MTGKKEKASEKREKRLQEISLLRTIPYSDHQRWWSEETIAVVTGANRGIGFEIAKQLAGHGLTVILTSRDTSVGIEAAKVLQEGGFNVDVHQLDILHEESISEFTKWIKEKYDGVDILVNNAGVNYNLVSGNSMEYAKQMIETNYFGTKNMIKAMIPLMRPSAAGARIVNVSSRLGKLNGRRSRIEDEALREKLSNLETLSEDLIDNMVSTFLQQVEADTWQSGGWPQKFTDYAVSKLAVNLYSMLMAKQLSERPEGEKIYINCYCPGWVRTAMTSWSGNVSAEHAADTGVWLALLPNEAVTGKLFAERRELKV